Proteins from one Scyliorhinus canicula chromosome 6, sScyCan1.1, whole genome shotgun sequence genomic window:
- the mycn gene encoding N-myc protein isoform X1, whose product MRGKMPGIMSSSSSSSPSSSSSPSTSSASSSIRPLCKNYDLEYDSYQPYFYPDDYGPEADFYPPSEDIWKKFELLPTPPLSPSRAGRCRGGSEDWVSELLLLDGDGEAEEPGGGGGGLHCCRAGGRSHLSAIVLQDCMWSGFSAREKLEKVVSEKLSAAQAAQQGKAAAAAAAPSGGAPAGGPAGGESSAASGRGCTALGAEGSASAGSLPGHAELRHPASQCVDPAVVFPFPLNQDAASSRGGAAADGTASLGSSGNETPSDSEEDEDDDEEEEEEEEDEEEEEEEEEEEEEIDVVTVEKRRSSSNKHVTTLTVTVRPHSLSSGPSKNHNASLLKRCAPIHQQHNYAAPSPYTECDEMPPLKKVKSEPVRLAKQVAPSRSKSVSPRGSDSEDNERRRTHNILERQRRNDLRSSFLTLRDQIPELVKNDKAAKVIILKKATEYVRALQSEEQKLLSEKEKLKAKQQLLVKRLEGIRTR is encoded by the exons ATGCGAGG AAAGATGCCTGGGATCATGTCATCcagcagctcatcctcgcccagctcctcttcttccccctccacctcctctgcatcctcttccaTCCGCCCTCTCTGCAAGAACTACGATCTGGAGTATGACTCCTACCAGCCCTATTTCTACCCGGACGACTACGGCCCCGAGGCGGATTTCTACCCACCCAGCGAGGACATCTGGAAGAAGTTCGAGCTGCTGCCCACCCCCCCGCTGTCGCCCAGCCGGGCGGGCAGGTGCCGGGGGGGCAGCGAGGACTGGGTGTCCGAGCTGCTGCTGCTGGACGGGGATGGCGAGGCGGAGGAGCcgggcggcggcggcggggggcTGCACTGCTGCCGGGCGGGGGGCCGGAGCCACCTGAGCGCCATCGTCCTGCAGGACTGCATGTGGAGCGGCTTCTCGGCCCGGGAGaagctggagaaggtggtgagcgAGAAGCTGAGCGCGGCCCAGGCGGCTCAGCAGGGCAAggctgcggcggcggcggcagctcCCAGCGGCGGGGCTCCGGCTGGCGGCCCGGCCGGGGGGGAGAGCAGCGCCGCCAGCGGCAGAGGCTGCACCGCCCTGGGGGCAGAGGGCTCGGCCTCCGCCGGCAGTCTCCCCGGCCACGCCGAGCTCCGCCACCCCGCCAGCCAGTGCGTGGACCCTGCTGTCGTCTTCCCCTTTCCGCTGAACCAGGACGCGGCTTCTTCCCGGGGAGGAGCGGCCGCTGACGGCACCGCATCGCTGGGCAGCTCCGGCAACGAGACCCCCAGTGACTCTG AGGAAGATGAGGATGAcgatgaagaggaggaggaagaagaagaagatgaggaggaagaagaagaagaggaggaggaagaggaagaaattGATGTGGTGACAGTTGAAAAGCGGCGGTCATCATCGAACAAACACGTGACCACCCTTACTGTGACTGTGCGCCCCCACAGCTTGAGCAGTGGGCCATCGAAGAACCACAATGCCTCTCTGCTGAAAAGGTGTGCCCCGATACACCAGCAGCACAACTATGCTGCGCCATCGCCCTACACAGAGTGTGATGAGATGCCGCCTCTGAAGAAAGTGAAAAGTGAGCCCGTGCGTCTCGCCAAGCAAGTGGCCCCTTCTAGATCCAAGAGCGTGAGCCCCCGTGGATCTGACTCCGAAGACAATGAGCGGCGGCGCACTCACAACATTCTTGAGCGCCAGCGGCGGAATGACCTACGCTCCAGCTTCCTTACCTTGCGGGACCAAATACCAGAACTTGTGAAAAACGACAAGGCAGCAAAAGTCATCATTCTGAAAAAGGCCACTGAATACGTGCGGGCTCTCCAGtctgaagagcagaaactgttGTCAGAAAAAGAGAAATTGAAAGCCAAGCAACAGCTGCTGGTAAAGAGACTGGAGGGAATAAGGACTCGCTAG
- the mycn gene encoding N-myc protein isoform X2 produces the protein MPGIMSSSSSSSPSSSSSPSTSSASSSIRPLCKNYDLEYDSYQPYFYPDDYGPEADFYPPSEDIWKKFELLPTPPLSPSRAGRCRGGSEDWVSELLLLDGDGEAEEPGGGGGGLHCCRAGGRSHLSAIVLQDCMWSGFSAREKLEKVVSEKLSAAQAAQQGKAAAAAAAPSGGAPAGGPAGGESSAASGRGCTALGAEGSASAGSLPGHAELRHPASQCVDPAVVFPFPLNQDAASSRGGAAADGTASLGSSGNETPSDSEEDEDDDEEEEEEEEDEEEEEEEEEEEEEIDVVTVEKRRSSSNKHVTTLTVTVRPHSLSSGPSKNHNASLLKRCAPIHQQHNYAAPSPYTECDEMPPLKKVKSEPVRLAKQVAPSRSKSVSPRGSDSEDNERRRTHNILERQRRNDLRSSFLTLRDQIPELVKNDKAAKVIILKKATEYVRALQSEEQKLLSEKEKLKAKQQLLVKRLEGIRTR, from the exons ATGCCTGGGATCATGTCATCcagcagctcatcctcgcccagctcctcttcttccccctccacctcctctgcatcctcttccaTCCGCCCTCTCTGCAAGAACTACGATCTGGAGTATGACTCCTACCAGCCCTATTTCTACCCGGACGACTACGGCCCCGAGGCGGATTTCTACCCACCCAGCGAGGACATCTGGAAGAAGTTCGAGCTGCTGCCCACCCCCCCGCTGTCGCCCAGCCGGGCGGGCAGGTGCCGGGGGGGCAGCGAGGACTGGGTGTCCGAGCTGCTGCTGCTGGACGGGGATGGCGAGGCGGAGGAGCcgggcggcggcggcggggggcTGCACTGCTGCCGGGCGGGGGGCCGGAGCCACCTGAGCGCCATCGTCCTGCAGGACTGCATGTGGAGCGGCTTCTCGGCCCGGGAGaagctggagaaggtggtgagcgAGAAGCTGAGCGCGGCCCAGGCGGCTCAGCAGGGCAAggctgcggcggcggcggcagctcCCAGCGGCGGGGCTCCGGCTGGCGGCCCGGCCGGGGGGGAGAGCAGCGCCGCCAGCGGCAGAGGCTGCACCGCCCTGGGGGCAGAGGGCTCGGCCTCCGCCGGCAGTCTCCCCGGCCACGCCGAGCTCCGCCACCCCGCCAGCCAGTGCGTGGACCCTGCTGTCGTCTTCCCCTTTCCGCTGAACCAGGACGCGGCTTCTTCCCGGGGAGGAGCGGCCGCTGACGGCACCGCATCGCTGGGCAGCTCCGGCAACGAGACCCCCAGTGACTCTG AGGAAGATGAGGATGAcgatgaagaggaggaggaagaagaagaagatgaggaggaagaagaagaagaggaggaggaagaggaagaaattGATGTGGTGACAGTTGAAAAGCGGCGGTCATCATCGAACAAACACGTGACCACCCTTACTGTGACTGTGCGCCCCCACAGCTTGAGCAGTGGGCCATCGAAGAACCACAATGCCTCTCTGCTGAAAAGGTGTGCCCCGATACACCAGCAGCACAACTATGCTGCGCCATCGCCCTACACAGAGTGTGATGAGATGCCGCCTCTGAAGAAAGTGAAAAGTGAGCCCGTGCGTCTCGCCAAGCAAGTGGCCCCTTCTAGATCCAAGAGCGTGAGCCCCCGTGGATCTGACTCCGAAGACAATGAGCGGCGGCGCACTCACAACATTCTTGAGCGCCAGCGGCGGAATGACCTACGCTCCAGCTTCCTTACCTTGCGGGACCAAATACCAGAACTTGTGAAAAACGACAAGGCAGCAAAAGTCATCATTCTGAAAAAGGCCACTGAATACGTGCGGGCTCTCCAGtctgaagagcagaaactgttGTCAGAAAAAGAGAAATTGAAAGCCAAGCAACAGCTGCTGGTAAAGAGACTGGAGGGAATAAGGACTCGCTAG